The following are from one region of the Bradyrhizobium sediminis genome:
- a CDS encoding SDR family oxidoreductase produces MTDRVVVITGGSRGIGRATAIAAAARGFRVCVGYASNETAARHVVAAIEGKNGKAIAVKCDVGSESDILAMFKAADAFGTLGALVNNAGIVGTTSRVDEMSAERIQRMMAVNVTGSILCAREAVKRMSTRHGGKGGVIVNLSSVAAKLGSPNTYVDYAASKGAIDSFTIGLGHEVAGEGIRVAAIRPGLIDTEIHASGGEPDRAHRLANAVPMKRVGTADEIASAIVWLMSDDASYVTSAILDVSGGR; encoded by the coding sequence TTGACGGACAGGGTTGTAGTCATCACCGGTGGAAGCCGCGGCATCGGCCGCGCCACCGCGATTGCGGCCGCCGCGCGCGGCTTTCGGGTTTGCGTCGGCTATGCCAGCAATGAAACCGCGGCGCGCCACGTCGTCGCCGCCATCGAGGGCAAGAACGGCAAGGCGATCGCGGTGAAATGCGACGTCGGCAGCGAGAGCGACATCCTCGCGATGTTCAAGGCGGCGGATGCCTTCGGCACGCTGGGCGCGCTGGTCAACAATGCCGGCATCGTCGGGACTACGTCGCGGGTGGACGAGATGTCCGCCGAGCGCATCCAGCGCATGATGGCGGTCAATGTCACCGGCAGCATTCTGTGCGCGCGCGAGGCGGTGAAGCGGATGTCGACCCGCCACGGCGGCAAGGGCGGCGTCATCGTCAACCTGTCGTCGGTGGCCGCAAAGCTCGGCTCGCCCAACACCTATGTCGATTACGCGGCGTCCAAGGGCGCGATCGATTCCTTCACCATCGGCCTCGGCCACGAGGTCGCCGGTGAGGGCATTCGCGTCGCCGCGATCCGGCCCGGACTGATCGACACCGAAATTCACGCCAGCGGCGGCGAACCCGATCGCGCCCATCGGCTTGCGAATGCGGTGCCGATGAAGCGCGTCGGCACCGCGGACGAAATCGCCAGCGCCATCGTCTGGCTGATGTCGGACGACGCGTCCTACGTGACCAGCGCCATTCTTGACGTATCGGGCGGGCGCTAA
- the odhB gene encoding 2-oxoglutarate dehydrogenase complex dihydrolipoyllysine-residue succinyltransferase → MTEIRVPTLGESVTEATIGRWFKKAGDAVAVDEPLVELETDKVTIEVPAPSAGTLGDIIAKDGETVAVGALLGQINEGAAAKPAAAPAKVAAPAPAATPAAAPKAPPSDMPLAPSVRKISAESGIDAATVPGSGKDGRVTKGDMLAAIEKAASAPTPVNQPAASVQVRSPSPADDAAREERVKMTRLRQTIARRLKDVQNTAAMLTTFNEVDMTNIMAMRAQYKDVFEKKHGSKLGFMGFFTKACVQALKDIPAVNAEIDGTDLIYKNYYHIGVAVGTDKGLVVPVLHDCDHKSIADIEKGIADFGRRARDGQLKIDEMQGGTFTITNGGIYGSLMSTPILNAPQSGILGMHKIQERPMAIGGKVEIRPMMYLALSYDHRVIDGKEAVTFLVRVKENLEDPARLVLDL, encoded by the coding sequence ATGACTGAAATTCGCGTTCCGACACTCGGCGAGTCCGTGACCGAGGCCACCATCGGCCGCTGGTTCAAGAAGGCCGGCGATGCCGTGGCGGTCGATGAGCCCTTGGTTGAGCTCGAGACCGACAAGGTCACGATCGAGGTTCCGGCGCCGTCCGCCGGCACCCTCGGCGACATCATCGCCAAGGATGGCGAAACCGTTGCGGTCGGCGCTTTGCTCGGCCAGATCAATGAGGGCGCTGCCGCCAAGCCGGCTGCTGCCCCCGCCAAGGTCGCGGCGCCAGCGCCCGCTGCCACGCCCGCCGCCGCGCCAAAGGCGCCGCCGTCAGACATGCCGCTGGCGCCGTCGGTGCGCAAGATTTCCGCCGAGAGCGGCATCGACGCCGCCACCGTCCCCGGCTCCGGCAAGGACGGCCGGGTGACCAAAGGCGACATGCTGGCGGCGATCGAGAAGGCGGCCTCGGCGCCGACACCGGTCAATCAGCCCGCAGCCTCGGTGCAGGTGCGCAGCCCCTCGCCCGCCGACGATGCCGCACGCGAAGAGCGCGTGAAGATGACGCGGCTGCGCCAGACCATCGCCCGCCGCCTCAAGGACGTGCAGAACACCGCCGCGATGCTGACGACCTTCAACGAGGTCGACATGACCAACATCATGGCGATGCGGGCCCAGTACAAGGACGTATTCGAGAAGAAACACGGCAGCAAACTGGGCTTCATGGGCTTCTTCACCAAGGCCTGCGTGCAGGCGCTGAAGGACATTCCGGCCGTCAATGCCGAGATCGACGGCACCGATCTGATCTACAAGAATTACTATCACATCGGCGTTGCGGTCGGCACCGACAAGGGCCTGGTGGTGCCGGTGCTGCACGACTGCGACCACAAGTCGATCGCCGACATCGAAAAGGGCATCGCCGATTTCGGCCGTCGCGCCCGCGACGGCCAGCTCAAGATCGACGAGATGCAGGGCGGCACCTTCACCATCACCAATGGCGGCATCTACGGTTCGCTGATGTCGACGCCGATCCTGAACGCTCCGCAGTCCGGCATTCTCGGCATGCACAAGATCCAGGAGCGCCCGATGGCGATCGGCGGCAAGGTCGAGATCCGCCCGATGATGTATCTGGCGCTGTCCTACGATCACCGCGTGATCGACGGCAAGGAAGCGGTGACGTTCCTGGTGCGGGTCAAGGAAAACCTCGAGGATCCGGCGCGGCTGGTACTGGATCTGTAA
- a CDS encoding MAPEG family protein, producing the protein MMQPLPTEIVMLGLGTMLLLVQLFLQSISSTVEMGGDYKAGPRDEPRVVQGIFAGRADRAFRNLLETFPIFAALALALVVTGRNGGLGTLGAEAWVVTRVLYVPLYVIQIPYARSLVWLVSVLALVAMLVRLFQ; encoded by the coding sequence ATGATGCAGCCGCTGCCGACCGAAATCGTGATGCTTGGATTGGGGACCATGTTGCTGTTGGTGCAGCTGTTCCTGCAGTCGATTTCCTCCACCGTGGAGATGGGCGGCGACTACAAGGCCGGCCCGCGCGACGAGCCGAGGGTGGTGCAGGGGATATTCGCAGGGCGCGCCGATCGCGCCTTCCGCAATCTGCTGGAGACGTTTCCGATCTTTGCCGCATTGGCGCTGGCGCTGGTCGTCACTGGACGGAACGGTGGCCTCGGGACGCTCGGCGCGGAAGCGTGGGTTGTCACCCGCGTCCTGTACGTGCCGCTCTATGTCATCCAGATTCCGTACGCGCGCAGCCTGGTCTGGCTCGTCTCGGTGCTGGCCTTGGTGGCGATGCTGGTGCGGCTGTTTCAATAG